Proteins co-encoded in one Triplophysa dalaica isolate WHDGS20190420 chromosome 16, ASM1584641v1, whole genome shotgun sequence genomic window:
- the LOC130437735 gene encoding protocadherin gamma-C5-like isoform X1 produces MEWRRSWPVLCLAVSLIFPSSASGELRYSAPEELKPGSVVGMVARDLGLSVSRITERSLQVVSESNAQYFEVNPSNGALVIRETIDRERICALNSACSLHLQILLQHPLEIHRVLVEIEDVNDNAPQFPNGNSSLEISEAAAPGTRFRLESAQDPDVGMNSLRTFSLSPSEHFVLKVETKSDGSKFPELVLEKAVDREKQAAFRLLLTAVDGGQPEKSGTTVLLIKILDVNDNAPVFDEQVKRVSLLENSPPGTLVTKLNATDLDSGANGKISYIFGKYTPDRILKTFSVDSKSGEIRVVGDVDYEEANMYDITVQARDGGSPAMEGSCNIKVEIIDVNDNAPEVTLTSLTSPIQEDADIGTVIALISATDLDSQANGKVTLKVSPGLPFKLKSAFGEHYTLVIDGRLDREAIDEYTVVVTATDSGSPSLSSQKTFAVCLSDVNDNAPVFSQNSYSVDVAENNSPGTPIVSISASDPDVGDNARLSYSILPSTVHSSPISSYVYISPENGNVFTMRSLDYEQMNTFKIEVQVRDAGTPPQTSNVTVHVFVVDLNDNAPVILYPAHSEDAGLQLTVPHSAPIGHRVNKIVAVDADSGHNAWLFYSIAPGDDSSLFNIDVHSGELRIAQKLVDDDSGDHTQQAYSFTVVVRDNGQPAMSTSVLVTVREEEKSADKSTDIRTTTFSRKGTGMTDVSLYLIISLGCVTLVSLLTMAVLLVRCVRHKGCSTCCYSRTGIRSRHGYQHRAPKDLHLQLNTDGPIRYMEVVGGPQEAHTRTYRPCYSTLSSRSDFVFVKTPMLSHNNTLNMTLTRKHLMNSGNEQKPPSADWRFTQNQRPGPSGAAATPEVAMGTGPWPNPPTEAEQLQALMAAANEVSEATNTLTPGTMGLSTRYSPQFTLQHVPDYRQNVYIPGSTATLTPNPQQPQQALPPPQASAAQPEPPKAAQTPASKKKSTKKDKK; encoded by the exons ATGGAGTGGAGGCGCTCGTGGCCCGTGCTCTGCCTTGCGGTCTCCCTCATTTTCCCCTCGAGCGCGTCCGGTGAGCTTCGGTACTCGGCACCAGAGGAGCTGAAACCGGGGTCCGTCGTTGGTATGGTGGCGAGAGATTTGGGTCTCAGTGTTTCGAGGATTACCGAACGAAGTCTTCAGGTCGTGTCGGAATCTAACGCGCAATATTTCGAAGTGAATCCATCTAACGGTGCATTAGTTATTAGAGAGACTATTGATAGGGAGCGCATATGCGCGTTGAATTCAGCGTGTTCTTTGCACCTTCAAATTCTTCTTCAACACCCTTTAGAAATCCACCGAGTTCTAGTTGAGATCGAGGATGTAAATGACAACGCACCGCAGTTTCCAAATGGAAATTCATCACTGGAGATATCAGAGGCGGCCGCTCCGGGAACGCGGTTCCGCTTGGAGAGCGCGCAGGATCCTGATGTAGGAATGAATTCCCTGCGCACGTTCAGTCTTTCCCCTAgcgaacattttgttttaaaagttgaGACTAAAAGCGACGGTAGTAAATTTCCAGAGCTCGTCTTGGAAAAGGCTGTGGACCGTGAGAAGCAGGCCGCGTTTCGCCTTTTGCTTACGGCCGTGGACGGAGGACAGCCGGAGAAATCCGGGACCACTGTCCTGCTTATAAAAATTCTGGATGTGAATGACAATGCACCTGTGTTTGACGAGCAGGTGAAAAGAGTCAGTCTTTTGGAAAACTCTCCTCCAGGAACGCTGGTGACAAAACTCAACGCCACTGATTTGGACTCTGGCGCGAATGGTAAAATATCTTATATATTCGGTAAATACACTCCAGACAGAATATTGAAAACGTTCAGTGTGGATTCTAAATCGGGGGAAATCCGTGTTGTGGGGGATGTGGATTATGAGGAAGCAAATATGTATGACATCACAGTTCAGGCCAGGGATGGAGGCTCTCCAGCTATGGAGGGCTCATGCAACATCAAGGTGGAAATAATTGACGTGAACGATAATGCTCCAGAGGTGACGTTAACCTCTCTCACCAGCCCCATCCAGGAGGATGCTGACATCGGCACTGTCATTGCTTTAATCAGTGCAACCGATTTAGATTCTCAAGCCAACGGAAAGGTAACGCTCAAAGTTTCTCCAGGACTTCCGTTTAAACTCAAATCCGCCTTTGGCGAACACTACACGCTTGTTATTGATGGGCGTCTAGACAGAGAAGCTATTGATGAATACACTGTTGTTGTCACGGCGACCGACTCTGGCTCTCCTTCACTGTCCTCTCAGAAGACATTTGCGGTTTGTCTGTCTGATGTGAACGACAATGCTCCAGTGTTTTCACAGAACTCTTATTCAGTGGATGTGGCTGAGAATAACAGCCCTGGTACCCCGATAGTGAGCATCTCCGCGTCAGACCCAGATGTGGGCGATAACGCCCGCCTGTCCTACTCCATCTTACCCTCCACCGTCCACAGCAGTCCCATCTCCTCGTACGTCTATATAAGCCCCGAGAACGGGAACGTCTTCACAATGCGCTCGCTGGACTACGAGCAGATGAACACGTTCAAGATTGAGGTTCAGGTACGTGATGCTGGAACGCCGCCGCAGACGTCTAACGTAACCGTCCACGTTTTTGTGGTCGACCTGAATGACAACGCACCTGTCATCCTTTACCCGGCGCATTCTGAAGACGCTGGGCTTCAGCTGACCGTACCGCACTCCGCCCCCATCGGGCATCGCGTGAATAAGATCGTCGCTGTGGATGCCGACAGTGGCCACAACGCCTGGCTGTTCTACAGCATCGCCCCAGGAGACGACTCATCGCTGTTTAACATCGACGTGCACTCAGGTGAGCTACGCATCGCACAGAAACTCGTGGACGATGACTCTGGTGACCATACTCAGCAGGCCTACAGTTTCACAGTGGTGGTGCGGGACAACGGCCAGCCGGCAATGTCCACCAGCGTTTTGGTTACGGTTAGAGAGGAGGAGAAGAGCGCAGACAAATCCACAGACATCCGTACGACCACATTCTCACGTAAGGGGACGGGAATGACGGATGTAAGCCTGTATCTCATCATCTCGCTGGGTTGTGTGACACTAGTGTCTCTTCTGACCATGGCGGTGCTTTTGGTACGATGCGTCAGGCACAAAGGCTGCTCCACGTGCTGCTACTCCAGGACGGGCATCCGTTCCAGGCACGGCTATCAGCATAGAGCCCCTAAGGACCTTCACCTCCAGCTTAACACCGATGGGCCCATTAGGTATATGGAGGTGGTGGGAGGACCTCAGGAAGCTCACACACGGACCTACAGGCCATGCTATTCGACCCTGTCCAGCAGGAGTGACTTTGTGTTTGTCAAGACTCCCATGTTGAGTCATAACAACACACTTAATATGACTTTGACAAGGAAGCACTTAATGAACTCAGGCAATGAG CAAAAGCCACCCAGCGCTGACTGGCGTTTTACTCAGAACCAGAGACCAGGACCCAGCGG GGCTGCTGCCACTCCTGAGGTTGCTATGGGAACAGGACCCTGGCCCAACCCCCCCACTGAGGCTGAGCAACTCCAGGCATTGATGGCCGCAGCTAATG AGGTCAGCGAGGCGACCAACACTTTGACCCCGGGCACCATGGGTCTGAGCACCCGCTACAGCCCTCAGTTCACCCTGCAGCACGTCCCTGATTACCGCCAGAACGTCTACATCCCCGGCAGCACGGCTACGCTCACCCCCAACCCTCAACAGCCCCAGCAGGCCCTGCCCCCTCCGCAGGCTTCCGCCGCACAACCCGAACCGCCCAAGGCCGCCCAGACCCCAGCCAGCAAGAAGAAATCAACCAAGAAAGACAAGAAGTAG